In Palaemon carinicauda isolate YSFRI2023 chromosome 14, ASM3689809v2, whole genome shotgun sequence, the following proteins share a genomic window:
- the LOC137652814 gene encoding uncharacterized protein: MQTEPDHYRLQQNAFVVRYIKCTFGANEVSFLGHHITPEEVNTLPEKGRPKDLKWGPLQEAAFCNAKKVLSTAAAITFYIPHALLLFSTDASDITIGVVLQLVINVSPRALAFFSRKLSKADRIGLFYLRS; encoded by the exons atgcaaacagaaccggatcactaccgcctgcaacaaaacgcctTTGTGGTCCGGTATATCAAGTGTacttttggtgccaatgaagtgtcgttcttagggcaccacatcactcctgaagaagtcaataccctccctgagaag GGcaggccaaaggacctgaagtggggtccccttcaagaagcggccttctgcaatgcaaagaaggtcctatcaaccgctgcagctatCACTTTTTatatcccacatgcccttctccttttctccaccgatgccagcgacatcactattggtgtagtactccAACTGGTAATCAACGTCTCGCCCCgggcattggccttcttcagcagaaaactctccaaggcagacagaattgggttattctaccttcgatcgtga